A window from Trinickia violacea encodes these proteins:
- a CDS encoding methyl-accepting chemotaxis protein produces MERYLVAACAGGALVALIAWGFYRWQMSRAIRAQQAFVAELQERARSSTAEHEAQVAEEAKRREALFHEEIARLQSELDRSEGEQRELRTALASATAKNDEWLQHAARIAGESARLKGLSITFERWHEQMISLMAQNRDMHAKNHELASIVQHVLIVSLNASIEAARAGAAGRGFSIVASEVRTLASRSQELSKSYRDSLHRNDLTTAATFQDIQAGGKMITASLGSVEMLANQFQSKLEQVAA; encoded by the coding sequence ATGGAACGTTATCTGGTGGCAGCCTGTGCCGGGGGCGCGCTCGTCGCCCTCATCGCGTGGGGGTTCTATCGGTGGCAAATGAGCCGGGCGATTCGCGCACAGCAGGCGTTTGTCGCCGAGCTGCAGGAGCGCGCGCGCAGCAGCACGGCCGAGCACGAGGCGCAGGTGGCCGAAGAAGCCAAGCGGCGCGAAGCGCTTTTCCATGAAGAGATCGCACGGCTGCAAAGCGAACTCGATCGTAGCGAAGGCGAGCAGCGCGAACTGCGTACCGCCCTCGCTTCCGCGACGGCAAAGAACGACGAATGGCTGCAGCACGCAGCCCGGATCGCGGGCGAATCGGCCCGCCTGAAGGGGCTCTCGATCACGTTCGAGCGGTGGCACGAGCAGATGATTTCGCTGATGGCGCAGAACCGCGACATGCACGCGAAGAATCACGAGCTGGCGTCGATCGTGCAGCATGTGCTGATCGTTTCGCTGAACGCGTCGATCGAAGCGGCGCGCGCGGGCGCGGCCGGGCGCGGCTTCTCGATCGTTGCGAGCGAGGTGCGCACGCTGGCTTCGCGCTCGCAGGAGTTGTCGAAGAGCTACCGCGACAGCCTGCATCGCAATGACCTGACGACTGCCGCGACGTTCCAGGACATCCAGGCAGGCGGCAAGATGATCACCGCGTCGCTCGGCAGCGTCGAGATGCTCGCGAATCAATTCCAGTCGAAGCTCGAGCAGGTTGCCGCGTGA
- the gtdA gene encoding gentisate 1,2-dioxygenase, translating into MAPLWESLHTLVPPQPKPQAQAAIWRYAQIRDLVMQAGAVISAEEAVRRVLVLENPGLPGKSSITPSLYAGLQLILPGEIAPSHRHTQSALRFIVEGRGAWTAVDGERTTMRPGDFIVTPSWTWHDHGNPSVEDGGEPVVWLDGLDIPLVASLDAGFAETYPEATQPVTRPEGYSFARFGHNMAPVRERVSNPTSPIFSYPYERSREALDMLYRHSELDAWDGVKLRYVNPTTGGWPMPTMATFMQYLPAGFKGRAWRSTDATVYCVVDGHGTVNIGGAEFAFAEHDVFVVPSWQTVQLSAHGESVLFSYSDRPVLAALNLLREERI; encoded by the coding sequence ATGGCCCCACTCTGGGAATCCCTCCACACCCTGGTGCCCCCTCAACCGAAACCGCAAGCGCAAGCCGCGATTTGGCGGTACGCGCAGATCCGCGACCTGGTGATGCAGGCGGGCGCAGTCATCAGCGCGGAGGAAGCCGTGCGCCGCGTGCTGGTGCTGGAGAATCCGGGGCTGCCGGGCAAGTCGAGCATCACGCCGAGCCTCTACGCCGGACTTCAATTGATCCTGCCGGGCGAGATCGCACCGAGTCATCGCCATACGCAATCGGCGCTGCGATTCATCGTCGAAGGCCGTGGCGCATGGACCGCCGTCGACGGCGAACGCACGACCATGCGCCCAGGCGACTTCATCGTCACGCCGTCATGGACGTGGCATGACCACGGCAACCCGTCCGTCGAGGACGGCGGCGAACCGGTGGTCTGGCTCGATGGACTCGATATTCCGCTCGTCGCCAGTCTCGATGCCGGGTTTGCCGAGACCTACCCGGAAGCGACGCAGCCCGTCACGCGCCCCGAGGGCTACAGCTTTGCGCGCTTCGGCCACAACATGGCGCCGGTGCGGGAGCGCGTATCGAACCCCACCTCGCCGATCTTCAGTTATCCATACGAACGCAGCCGCGAGGCGCTCGACATGCTCTATCGCCACAGCGAGCTCGACGCGTGGGACGGCGTGAAGCTGCGCTACGTGAATCCCACGACGGGCGGCTGGCCGATGCCGACGATGGCGACGTTCATGCAGTACCTGCCCGCAGGCTTCAAGGGTCGAGCCTGGCGCAGCACCGACGCCACCGTGTATTGCGTCGTCGATGGACACGGCACGGTCAACATCGGCGGCGCTGAGTTCGCATTCGCGGAGCACGACGTGTTCGTCGTGCCGTCGTGGCAAACGGTGCAGTTGTCGGCGCACGGCGAAAGCGTGCTGTTCAGCTATTCCGACCGGCCTGTGCTCGCCGCGCTGAACCTGCTGCGCGAAGAGCGCATCTGA
- a CDS encoding MFS transporter, with translation MNSTGAVETTRAAHATSTDMPRLQRYVTLSGSWGAWLFDALDATVFGFVILAISHTFSATLADVVSTVAWFLLATGIGGFFLGNISDKIGRKRTLLISVLTYGTGTLLCGFAHSIAELNVYRFAVGIGVGGLWSAAVALVSEIWPPSGRAKAIAVMQTGWSGGSLLAAIFAWTLLDASNPDSWRRLFMLSAVPAYCVAVYIFFFVKESPVWLANREFLKNHASKRNLLQIFQPQYRRTTLLALTISILGMYGYWIITTFTPTYLQFVLHVRIDQAPVFLVWTGIGATLGYLAYGSLAERFGRRAAFAGFFIGIAIAVPVFAYGATMIPLTNGKLEFNAHNIVIIGALSALLGFFTGYFSGFGAWYAELFPTSIRSTAAGFCFNFGRVGAIAGIKLVPALIPLIGFTTTYCIASIAYVTAAILVFTLRETQGVQLTSGN, from the coding sequence ATGAACAGTACTGGAGCAGTGGAGACAACACGGGCGGCTCACGCCACCTCAACCGACATGCCGCGCTTGCAGCGTTACGTGACGCTCAGCGGTTCCTGGGGCGCATGGCTCTTCGACGCACTCGACGCGACTGTGTTCGGCTTCGTCATTCTCGCCATCTCGCATACGTTTTCGGCAACGCTCGCCGACGTCGTGTCGACGGTCGCGTGGTTCCTCCTCGCGACCGGCATCGGCGGCTTTTTCCTGGGCAATATCTCCGACAAGATCGGCCGCAAGCGCACCTTGCTGATCTCGGTTCTTACCTACGGAACCGGCACCCTGTTGTGCGGATTCGCGCACAGCATCGCGGAACTCAACGTCTATCGCTTCGCGGTGGGCATCGGCGTAGGCGGATTGTGGTCCGCCGCGGTGGCCCTCGTCAGCGAGATCTGGCCGCCGTCGGGCCGGGCGAAAGCCATCGCCGTGATGCAAACGGGCTGGTCCGGCGGCAGCCTGCTGGCCGCGATCTTCGCCTGGACGCTGCTCGATGCGTCCAATCCCGATTCGTGGCGCCGGCTCTTTATGTTGTCCGCAGTGCCGGCGTATTGCGTGGCGGTCTACATTTTCTTCTTCGTGAAGGAATCGCCCGTGTGGCTCGCGAACCGCGAGTTCTTGAAGAACCACGCGAGCAAACGCAATCTGCTGCAGATTTTTCAGCCCCAGTACCGCCGCACGACGCTGCTCGCGTTGACGATCTCGATTCTCGGCATGTACGGGTACTGGATCATCACCACGTTCACGCCGACCTATCTGCAGTTCGTGCTGCACGTGCGCATCGATCAGGCTCCGGTCTTTCTGGTCTGGACGGGCATCGGCGCGACGCTCGGCTATCTCGCGTATGGGTCGCTCGCGGAACGCTTCGGCCGGCGCGCGGCATTCGCGGGGTTCTTTATCGGCATCGCGATTGCCGTCCCCGTGTTCGCGTATGGCGCGACGATGATTCCGCTCACCAACGGCAAGCTCGAATTCAACGCGCACAACATCGTCATCATCGGCGCGCTGTCGGCGCTGCTCGGATTTTTCACCGGCTATTTCAGCGGGTTCGGCGCATGGTACGCGGAACTGTTCCCGACCAGCATCCGTTCGACGGCCGCGGGCTTCTGCTTCAACTTCGGACGCGTCGGCGCTATCGCGGGCATCAAGCTCGTGCCGGCCTTGATTCCGTTGATCGGATTTACGACGACCTACTGCATCGCCTCCATTGCCTATGTCACCGCCGCGATTCTCGTGTTTACGCTTCGGGAAACGCAGGGCGTTCAACTCACAAGCGGAAACTGA
- a CDS encoding maleate cis-trans isomerase family protein, with product MKTYRIGQIVPSSNTTMETEIPAMLTSRYDLFPDERFTFHSARMRMMHVTPEELKKMDVDSDRCALELSDARCDVLAYACLVAIMCQGPGYHRASEARLKATVESNGAPAPIISSAGALVDGVKTMGLKRVAIITPYMKPLTQQVVDYIESEDIQVTDSISLEVSDNLAVGRLDPMNLIAHADRLDISQADAVVLSACVQMPSLPAIQAVEDRLGKPVLSASVSTVYRILKTLGLKAQVPNAGYLLSGRF from the coding sequence ATGAAGACCTATCGAATCGGCCAGATCGTTCCCAGCTCCAATACGACGATGGAAACGGAAATTCCGGCCATGCTGACCTCGCGCTACGACCTTTTCCCCGACGAGCGCTTCACGTTCCACTCGGCGCGCATGCGCATGATGCACGTCACGCCGGAAGAACTGAAAAAGATGGACGTGGATAGCGACCGCTGCGCGCTCGAACTGAGCGACGCGCGCTGCGATGTGCTCGCCTATGCGTGCCTCGTCGCGATCATGTGTCAGGGCCCCGGGTACCACCGCGCGTCGGAAGCGCGCCTGAAAGCGACGGTCGAAAGCAATGGCGCACCCGCGCCGATCATCAGCTCGGCCGGTGCCTTGGTCGACGGCGTAAAGACGATGGGGTTGAAGCGCGTCGCGATCATCACGCCGTATATGAAGCCGCTGACGCAACAGGTTGTCGACTACATCGAAAGCGAAGACATCCAAGTGACGGACTCGATCAGCCTGGAAGTGTCGGACAATCTCGCTGTCGGCCGTCTTGATCCGATGAATCTGATCGCTCACGCGGATCGGCTCGACATCAGCCAGGCTGACGCCGTCGTGCTGTCCGCCTGTGTGCAGATGCCCTCGCTGCCCGCGATTCAAGCAGTCGAAGACCGGCTCGGCAAGCCGGTGCTGTCGGCTTCGGTGTCGACCGTCTATCGCATTCTCAAGACGCTGGGATTGAAGGCGCAGGTGCCGAACGCCGGTTATCTGCTGTCGGGCCGCTTCTAA
- a CDS encoding MCP four helix bundle domain-containing protein, which yields MTIRHRITLLVVLMLLALSAIGGYAVLQTRNSAVDVRQVTQGVVPSALASADLVSEVKDVQLATMTLVYAPDANMVQQAQDQLKSKQAALQAALDVQAKAARGQAQTGLVAQARESLANYFDAINQTAQMKAAGKNELAQAYLFANVAQYRDELEGIVETMRIEKNRQKDDAIAALNGALATTTTGIAAATGAAIALLIGISTLLYRQITRPLSSMQAEMSEIASSQDFTRRVPVGRMDEIGRSIVAFNGMIEKIQQSSVQLKQKTADIQAMLQNMQQGILTVVDGGIVHPEYSAFLEAIFETNQIAGKPLLELVFDGTDVGSDARSQIEAALDACLGEDSMNFAFNQHLLVNEISKTMADGRVKILDLSWSAITDENDVVVRLMLCVRDVTELRELAAEAGEQKRRLEMIGEILAVSEEKFHQFVESSSSFIHENEHIIRQHDVPDHEAVAKLFRNMHTVKGNARTYSFQHLTSIVHETEQRYDALRQAQGGELWDQQLLISDLERVRSALESYATINEVSLGRKRTGAGQRASAGGYLMVDRQQIQQQLHLLESADPADPHALLSMRESLYRTLRLLGTEGLGDALSGVIGSLPSLAKELGKEEPHVRIDDNGYCVRHEASGMLRNVFTHLLRNCVDHGIEPAAERIAQGKPAAGVIDLEMGVDHHALQITVSDDGRGLALAKIRRQAIEHGWLAEGEQVSDEAIAEFIFRPGFSTAQTVSEVSGRGVGMDAVRDFVRREQGRIELRFTDDHPGADYRRFQTIVYLREDWAVDSLGTAGKLDGVTKSAAASGEPATAQESK from the coding sequence ATGACCATTCGCCACCGCATTACTCTGCTCGTCGTTTTGATGCTGCTCGCGCTGTCCGCCATCGGCGGCTACGCGGTTCTTCAGACGCGCAACAGCGCCGTCGACGTGCGGCAAGTGACCCAGGGCGTCGTGCCTAGCGCGCTCGCCTCCGCCGATCTCGTGTCCGAAGTGAAGGACGTGCAGCTCGCGACCATGACGCTCGTGTACGCGCCCGATGCCAACATGGTCCAGCAGGCGCAGGACCAGTTGAAGAGCAAGCAGGCGGCGCTGCAAGCCGCCCTCGACGTGCAGGCGAAAGCCGCGCGAGGCCAGGCGCAGACGGGGCTCGTCGCGCAGGCGCGCGAAAGCCTTGCCAACTATTTCGATGCGATCAACCAGACCGCGCAGATGAAGGCGGCCGGCAAGAACGAGCTCGCGCAAGCGTATCTGTTCGCGAACGTCGCGCAGTATCGCGACGAGCTCGAAGGCATCGTCGAGACGATGCGCATCGAAAAGAATCGCCAGAAGGACGACGCGATCGCCGCGCTGAACGGCGCGCTCGCGACCACGACGACCGGCATCGCCGCCGCGACCGGTGCCGCGATCGCGCTCCTGATCGGGATCAGCACGCTGCTGTATCGCCAGATCACGCGGCCGCTGTCGAGCATGCAGGCCGAGATGAGCGAGATCGCATCGAGCCAGGACTTCACGCGCCGCGTGCCGGTCGGCCGCATGGACGAGATCGGCCGTTCGATCGTCGCGTTCAACGGCATGATCGAGAAGATCCAGCAGAGCTCCGTGCAACTCAAGCAGAAGACCGCCGACATCCAGGCGATGCTGCAGAACATGCAGCAGGGCATTTTGACCGTCGTCGACGGCGGCATCGTGCATCCGGAATACTCGGCGTTTCTCGAGGCGATCTTCGAGACGAACCAGATCGCCGGGAAGCCGCTTCTCGAGCTCGTGTTCGACGGCACGGACGTGGGCAGCGACGCACGTTCGCAGATCGAGGCCGCGCTCGACGCCTGTCTCGGCGAAGACAGCATGAACTTCGCGTTCAACCAGCATTTGCTCGTCAACGAGATCTCGAAGACGATGGCCGACGGCCGCGTGAAGATCCTCGACCTGAGCTGGTCGGCGATCACCGACGAGAACGACGTCGTCGTCCGCCTGATGCTGTGCGTGCGCGACGTGACGGAACTGCGCGAGCTCGCCGCGGAAGCAGGCGAGCAGAAACGCCGCCTCGAGATGATCGGCGAGATCCTCGCGGTGAGCGAAGAGAAGTTCCACCAGTTCGTCGAGAGCTCGAGCAGCTTCATCCACGAAAACGAACACATCATCCGCCAGCACGACGTGCCCGACCACGAAGCGGTCGCGAAGCTGTTCCGCAACATGCATACCGTGAAGGGCAATGCGCGCACTTACAGCTTCCAGCACCTGACGAGCATCGTCCACGAGACGGAGCAGCGCTACGACGCGCTGCGTCAGGCGCAGGGCGGCGAGTTGTGGGACCAGCAGCTGTTGATCTCCGATCTCGAGCGCGTCAGGTCGGCACTCGAAAGCTACGCGACGATCAACGAGGTGAGTCTCGGCCGCAAGCGTACGGGCGCGGGCCAGCGGGCCAGCGCCGGCGGTTACCTGATGGTGGACCGCCAGCAGATCCAGCAGCAATTGCACCTGCTCGAGAGCGCCGATCCGGCGGACCCGCACGCGCTGCTGTCGATGCGCGAGTCGCTGTACCGCACGCTGCGTCTGCTTGGCACCGAAGGTCTCGGCGACGCGCTGAGCGGCGTGATCGGGTCACTGCCGTCGCTCGCGAAGGAGCTCGGCAAGGAAGAGCCGCACGTGCGCATCGACGACAACGGCTACTGCGTGCGTCACGAGGCGTCCGGCATGCTGCGCAACGTGTTCACGCACCTCTTGCGCAACTGCGTCGACCACGGCATCGAGCCGGCTGCCGAGCGCATCGCGCAGGGCAAACCGGCGGCAGGCGTGATCGACCTCGAAATGGGCGTCGACCATCATGCGCTGCAGATCACGGTGAGCGACGACGGCCGCGGCCTCGCGCTCGCGAAAATCCGCCGGCAGGCGATCGAGCACGGCTGGCTCGCCGAGGGCGAGCAGGTGAGCGACGAAGCGATCGCGGAATTCATCTTCCGTCCGGGCTTCTCGACCGCGCAAACGGTGAGCGAGGTGTCGGGGCGCGGCGTCGGCATGGATGCGGTGCGCGATTTCGTGCGCCGCGAACAAGGCCGCATCGAGCTGCGCTTTACCGACGACCACCCCGGCGCCGACTATCGCCGCTTCCAGACGATCGTCTACCTGCGCGAAGACTGGGCGGTGGACAGCCTCGGCACGGCGGGAAAGCTTGACGGCGTGACGAAGAGCGCGGCGGCGAGCGGCGAGCCGGCGACGGCGCAGGAATCGAAGTAA
- a CDS encoding response regulator has translation MAKVLVVDDSSTVRDEVAGFLKKAGLDVATAVDGKDGLAKLKADSGIRLIVSDVNMPNMDGLTMVEKIRSELANQTVNVIMLTTESSPAMKERGKAAGVKGWIVKPFKGDAVLETFKKLAA, from the coding sequence ATGGCAAAGGTGTTGGTGGTGGACGATTCGAGCACGGTGCGCGACGAAGTGGCAGGCTTTCTCAAGAAGGCCGGCCTCGATGTGGCAACGGCCGTGGACGGCAAGGACGGTCTTGCAAAACTGAAGGCGGACTCGGGCATTCGCCTCATCGTGAGCGACGTGAACATGCCGAACATGGACGGCCTGACGATGGTCGAGAAGATTCGCAGCGAGCTGGCGAATCAGACCGTCAACGTGATCATGCTGACGACGGAAAGCAGCCCGGCGATGAAGGAACGCGGCAAGGCGGCGGGCGTGAAGGGCTGGATCGTGAAGCCGTTCAAGGGCGACGCGGTGCTCGAGACGTTCAAGAAGCTCGCAGCCTAG
- a CDS encoding 3-hydroxybenzoate 6-monooxygenase — MSETSKGTRRVIVVGGGIGGLAAALALARQNISVELLEQAPEIGEIGAGIQLAANAFNALDALGVGEATRRRAVFTDYLKLMDAVDASEVVRIDVGAPYRQRFGNPYAVIHRADIHLSILEAVRESPLIQFRTNTQVQAIEQDERGATVIDQRGTRYRADAVIGCDGVKSAVRAALIGDEHHVTGHVVYRAVVDVENMPPDLQINAPVVWAGPHCHLVHYPLRGGKQYNLVVTFHSRQQEQWGVTEGSKEEVLSYFQGIHPLPHQMLDRPTSWKRWATADRDPVEQWSVGRVTLLGDAAHPMTQYLAQGACQALEDAVTLGAAIEAADGDFEAAFKLYERARIPRTARVLYSAREMGRIYHAKGVERLVRNSLWVDRTQEQFYDALQWLHGWRAEDCLKGVV; from the coding sequence ATGAGTGAGACAAGCAAAGGCACGCGCCGCGTGATCGTGGTCGGCGGCGGCATCGGCGGCCTCGCTGCGGCACTTGCGCTGGCGCGGCAGAACATCAGCGTCGAATTGCTGGAACAGGCGCCCGAGATTGGCGAGATCGGCGCAGGCATCCAGCTCGCGGCGAACGCGTTCAACGCACTCGACGCGCTCGGCGTAGGCGAAGCGACACGCCGCCGCGCGGTCTTCACCGACTATCTGAAGCTGATGGACGCCGTCGACGCCAGCGAGGTCGTGCGAATCGACGTAGGCGCACCGTATCGGCAGCGCTTCGGCAATCCCTATGCCGTGATCCATCGCGCGGATATTCACCTGTCGATCCTCGAGGCGGTTCGGGAAAGTCCGCTGATCCAGTTTCGCACCAACACGCAGGTGCAGGCGATCGAGCAGGATGAACGCGGTGCGACCGTCATCGATCAACGCGGCACCCGGTATCGGGCCGACGCGGTCATCGGCTGCGACGGCGTGAAATCCGCGGTGCGCGCCGCGCTGATCGGCGACGAGCATCATGTGACCGGGCACGTCGTCTATCGCGCAGTGGTCGACGTCGAGAACATGCCGCCGGATCTGCAGATCAATGCGCCGGTGGTCTGGGCCGGGCCGCATTGCCACCTCGTGCACTATCCGTTGCGCGGCGGCAAGCAGTACAACCTCGTCGTGACGTTCCATAGCCGGCAGCAGGAGCAATGGGGCGTCACCGAAGGCAGCAAGGAGGAAGTGCTGTCGTATTTCCAGGGCATTCATCCGTTGCCGCATCAGATGCTGGACCGCCCGACCTCATGGAAACGCTGGGCCACGGCCGATCGCGACCCGGTCGAGCAGTGGAGCGTGGGCCGGGTCACGTTGCTCGGCGACGCGGCTCATCCGATGACGCAATACCTCGCGCAAGGGGCCTGTCAGGCGCTCGAGGACGCGGTCACGCTAGGCGCTGCGATCGAAGCGGCCGATGGCGACTTCGAGGCCGCGTTCAAGCTGTATGAACGCGCGCGCATTCCACGCACCGCGCGTGTGCTGTACTCGGCTCGCGAGATGGGCCGGATCTATCACGCGAAGGGCGTGGAGCGGCTCGTGCGCAACTCGCTGTGGGTCGACCGCACGCAGGAGCAGTTCTACGATGCGTTGCAGTGGTTGCACGGATGGCGCGCGGAAGACTGCCTGAAAGGTGTCGTCTAG
- the maiA gene encoding maleylacetoacetate isomerase, translated as MQLHSFFNSSTSWRVRIALALKGLTYDYLPVDIRAGAHREPDYVDHVNPSASVPALAEDGFHLGQSLAIIEWLDAQYPEPRLIPLELDARIRVLELSYLIACDIHPLNNLRVLRYVQDVLGVTPEQKDAWYQHWIAQGMAGVERLLTRYGRGPWCFGDEPTLADCCLVPQIGNALRMGSDLTAYPRSLAVYRHAIEHPAFEMARPARQPDYKA; from the coding sequence GTGCAGCTTCATAGCTTTTTCAATAGTTCGACGTCCTGGCGCGTGCGGATTGCGCTCGCGCTCAAAGGGCTCACTTACGACTATCTTCCGGTCGACATTCGCGCCGGCGCGCATCGCGAGCCGGACTATGTCGACCATGTCAATCCGTCGGCGTCGGTGCCCGCGCTCGCCGAAGACGGCTTTCACCTCGGGCAGTCGCTCGCCATCATCGAATGGCTCGACGCGCAGTATCCCGAGCCCCGGCTGATTCCGCTCGAACTCGATGCACGGATCCGTGTACTCGAACTCTCGTATCTGATTGCGTGCGACATTCACCCGCTCAACAACCTCCGCGTGCTGCGCTACGTGCAGGACGTGCTAGGCGTGACGCCGGAACAGAAGGATGCGTGGTACCAGCACTGGATCGCGCAAGGCATGGCAGGGGTGGAACGCTTGCTCACGCGATATGGCCGCGGCCCGTGGTGTTTCGGCGACGAGCCGACGTTGGCGGATTGCTGCCTCGTGCCGCAAATCGGCAATGCGCTGCGCATGGGCAGTGATCTCACCGCCTACCCGCGCAGCCTGGCGGTGTACCGCCATGCGATCGAACACCCGGCGTTCGAGATGGCGCGGCCAGCGCGCCAGCCGGATTACAAAGCTTGA
- a CDS encoding chemotaxis protein CheX — translation MNTNRPVSKVLVLDDNPDHAAALKRFCDEHNLIALTARGHRLTSLLRSNIDLGGVLLGDDYGGSVTEAAAVATRIDALRPELPVILRRSPDTAFDALPAALRAAVCASFDTTDMAAFSAAVDEFIFSLDFPNALVRGISEITEARLASLFRGLAVTWDTPSIVRDRIIFGEVFSLIPLESAWCRGYMLIQTDEEPLLAMISRDGGEAPAGFRDLNNVLGELTNLIWGAFKNRFLDQQAPTGQSQIQVPLLVNHRRRYISFGSNNPQLCFRYRLTDEATGAAVTIDQRFVFSLSWSPEDFSEKTADVDELVEAGELDLF, via the coding sequence ATGAATACGAATAGGCCCGTCAGCAAGGTGCTGGTGCTCGACGACAATCCGGACCACGCGGCCGCGCTCAAGCGCTTCTGCGACGAGCACAACCTGATCGCGTTGACCGCGCGCGGTCATCGGCTGACGTCGTTGCTGCGCTCGAACATCGATCTCGGCGGCGTGCTGCTCGGCGACGATTACGGCGGATCGGTCACCGAAGCCGCCGCGGTCGCCACACGCATCGATGCGCTCCGGCCGGAACTGCCGGTGATTCTGCGCCGCTCGCCTGACACGGCGTTCGACGCGCTGCCCGCCGCGCTGCGCGCCGCCGTGTGCGCGAGCTTCGATACGACCGACATGGCGGCGTTCAGCGCCGCCGTCGACGAGTTCATCTTCAGCCTCGATTTTCCGAACGCGCTCGTGCGCGGCATCTCGGAGATCACCGAGGCGCGCCTCGCGAGCCTGTTCCGCGGACTCGCGGTGACGTGGGACACGCCGAGCATCGTGCGCGACCGGATCATCTTCGGCGAGGTGTTCAGCCTGATTCCGCTCGAGAGCGCCTGGTGCCGCGGCTACATGCTGATCCAGACCGACGAGGAGCCGCTGCTCGCCATGATTTCGCGCGACGGCGGCGAGGCGCCGGCGGGTTTCCGGGACCTCAACAACGTGCTCGGCGAGCTGACGAACCTGATCTGGGGCGCTTTCAAGAACCGCTTTCTCGACCAGCAGGCGCCGACGGGACAAAGCCAGATCCAGGTGCCGCTCCTCGTCAACCATCGGCGCCGGTATATCTCGTTCGGGTCGAACAATCCGCAGCTGTGCTTCCGCTATCGCCTCACGGACGAAGCGACCGGAGCGGCGGTCACGATCGACCAACGTTTCGTATTCAGTCTCAGCTGGTCGCCGGAAGATTTTTCGGAGAAGACCGCGGACGTCGACGAGCTCGTCGAAGCGGGCGAACTCGATCTATTTTGA
- a CDS encoding fumarylacetoacetate hydrolase family protein, translated as MAFVFPPEAPIGIPVVGSDDQFAVRRVYCVGRNYAAHAREMGFDPDREPPFFFCKPADAVVPVAYGETLELAYPAQTQNYHYEAELVAVIGKGGSDIPLAQALDHVWGYAVGVDMTRRDLQMKMREMGRPWEIGKAFDRSAPIGPIHPASSAGHFEQGALWLTVNGETKQKSDVSHLIWSVAETVSDLSKYFRLEPGDVIFTGTPEGVGAVKRGDVMAVGVERLGELTVRIV; from the coding sequence ATGGCATTTGTTTTCCCGCCCGAAGCCCCCATCGGCATTCCCGTCGTCGGCAGCGACGACCAGTTCGCGGTGCGCCGGGTCTACTGCGTCGGCCGCAACTATGCGGCCCATGCGCGCGAGATGGGTTTCGATCCGGACCGCGAGCCGCCCTTCTTCTTCTGCAAGCCCGCCGATGCCGTGGTGCCGGTCGCGTACGGCGAAACGCTCGAGCTGGCTTATCCGGCGCAGACACAGAACTACCACTACGAAGCGGAACTGGTCGCGGTCATCGGCAAGGGCGGCTCGGACATTCCGCTCGCTCAGGCGCTCGACCATGTCTGGGGCTATGCAGTCGGCGTCGACATGACACGGCGCGACTTGCAGATGAAGATGCGCGAGATGGGCCGCCCATGGGAAATCGGCAAGGCATTCGACCGCTCGGCGCCAATCGGTCCGATTCATCCGGCCAGCTCGGCCGGTCATTTCGAGCAAGGCGCGTTGTGGCTGACCGTCAATGGCGAAACCAAGCAGAAAAGCGATGTCTCGCATCTGATCTGGTCGGTGGCCGAAACCGTCAGCGATCTGTCCAAGTACTTCCGCCTCGAGCCGGGCGACGTGATCTTCACGGGCACGCCTGAAGGCGTCGGCGCAGTGAAGCGCGGCGACGTGATGGCCGTCGGCGTCGAACGACTCGGCGAACTGACGGTGCGAATCGTCTAA